In a single window of the Lineus longissimus chromosome 4, tnLinLong1.2, whole genome shotgun sequence genome:
- the LOC135485977 gene encoding uncharacterized protein LOC135485977: protein MADLQEEANLENISSKQEFISLLPIDYSYFITSIEKANDDKDDYIVIFRIKGITTEEKAREWFAGFQESSKMTYRLDRTYPDSGRKNVWKADFRCHHNTRNKKTVGKGKNFECKSNLTIIVKRVLENTRSADPYIKEWPTIVIIKMFHNHPLDAAPALKFRSVSKDIEKKLVELYHDGHTPLTALKAHKVDLMLEHGDNYTAVQQDRRLCPDQAYCYRLYYKTIGGPIKSSDKSAGGGVNAKDSVKSKTKNKKSKTEVVPNILRRSRGKRKEKQNNVPLSEIVLLSVSQSTEVADQNVVVQKGDGSSMIVQSMPAAQMEELQAAVQALEHGASYADLQSLGLAFSQSPTVHPFQPLKDTSGSVKQEWALNDGNGVLNVSPALECTCGQDPVSSPDRNVPEPALPDTGDAKGHFDNETDHFPTPLSEPLGLHVPSSSENNAMDVTLSIPPGCVLNEAMDHSPQLQSSLEQSPIPGTPNNWQGISQLQSAPRFTQAAIAVPGQHYQDSPQQQYYPTQMHHFQPLHSQVQSQIPQHFSHIGVEQASSHLQHFPISPNLQTIVQTSHPVLKSILTETSNYTMQQNVSSPTAGQQVYSDTNHQGGFRQVPPPSASRPDSVVVPNHHMQQYPMDIVAEGVVSDVAGEAIVSDMQHPPFIITRAREQEQTLETWVDGFLSQLRDKFLLNDLYQTAFARLRKNVEQNARTDLALCSALSNFAKRPLKADKPNMNVIYNPDTCKTKAASSSGASSKQTSSGPRHNEGSTSFRYATPRMNRFHFRSRTRFPSKKQRNARVGKYVMERDKFGRWKRTYKRKLKTVQLHAYEAPGLREILDGFDTVESEQQREREKEGAEALLQMEARVVVKPGVSTLESVKDGGVQDIVSDNSPSEVIDASECEQVLMDDGQFNSFCPADTCSGDCSVAVLSNSVPKTTHGNHYKIVVLNTSEVPPHAGSSCDSPQKQTNTPGALNRSEVLPSAASVDKSAPDTDSSGKEEAAVLSSEITQIHSTH from the exons GAATGGTTTGCCGGTTTTCAAGAATCTTCCAAGATGACATACAGATTAGATCGCACTTACCCTGACTCTGGACGAAAGAATGTGTGGAAGGCTGATTTCAGATGTCATCATAATACCAGGAACAAAAAAACTGTGGGAAAAGGGAAAAACTTTGAATGCAAAAGTAATCTGACTATCATTGTCAAACGTGTGTTGGAAAATACTAGATCTGCTGACCCATATATAAAAGAATGGCCAACAATAGTAATCATCAAAATGTTTCACAACCACCCTCTTGATGCTGCGCCTGCTTTAAAATTTCGCTCAGTCAGTAAGgacattgaaaaaaagttagttgAGTTATATCATGATGGACACACTCCACTAACTGCACTTAAAGCACATAAAGTTGACCTCATGCTTGAACATGGGGATAACTATACCGCTGTGCAGCAGGATCGTAGACTCTGTCCTGATCAGGCATATTGTTATAGACTTtattataaaacaattggtGGCCCAATCAAAAGTTCTGATAAAAGTGCAGGTGGAGGAGTCAATGCAAAAGATAGTGTGAAGTCTAAGACGAAAAATAAGAAGAGTAAGACTGAAGTTGTGCCAAATATTTTAAGGAGATCGCGAGGTAAGAGAAAGGAGAAGCAAAATAATGTTCCCTTATCTGAAATTGTCCTTCTCTCAGTGTCACAAAGTACAGAAGTTGCTGATCAGAACGTTGTTGTCCAAAAGGGTGATGGTTCTTCCATGATTGTGCAGTCAATGCCAGCTGCCCAGATGGAAGAGCTACAAGCAGCAGTGCAGGCATTGGAGCATGGAGCCAGCTATGCCGACCTACAGTCCTTGGGGTTGGCATTCTCTCAGTCGCCAACTGTTCACCCATTTCAACCCCTGAAGGATACTTCCGGCTCAGTAAAACAGGAATGGGCTCTGAACGATGGCAATGGTGTGTTGAATGTCTCACCAGCACTGGAATGTACCTGTGGTCAAGACCCTGTATCTTCTCCTGATAGAAATGTTCCAGAGCCAGCACTGCCTGATACTGGGGATGCTAAAGGTCATTTTGACAATGAAACGGACCACTTTCCGACTCCTCTTTCTGAACCATTGGGACTACATGTACCTTCTTCTAGTGAAAACAATGCCATGGATGTAACATTGAGTATTCCACCTGGATGTGTTTTGAATGAAGCAATGGACCATTCTCCTCAGCTCCAAAGCTCGCTTGAACAGTCGCCTATTCCAGGAACACCAAATAACTGGCAAGGGATTTCACAACTTCAGTCCGCACCCCGTTTCACGCAAGCTGCAATAGCTGTACCTGGTCAGCATTACCAAGACAGTCCTCAACAACAGTACTATCCAACTCAGATGCATCACTTCCAGCCACTTCATTCTCAAGTTCAATCACAAATTCCACAGCACTTCAGTCATATTGGTGTGGAGCAAGCGTCCAGTCATCTCCAGCATTTCCCTATTTCCCCGAATCTGCAGACTATCGTCCAGACAAGCCATCCCGTATTGAAATCCATCCTGACTGAAACCTCAAATTATACAATGCAACAGAATGTATCATCCCCGACTGCCGGTCAACAAGTCTATTCAGACACCAACCATCAAGGAGGTTTTCGGCAGGTACCTCCGCCAAGTGCATCGAGGCCAGACAGCGTGGTAGTGCCTAATCATCATATGCAGCAATACCCGATGGATATCGTAGCTGAGGGAGTCGTATCAGATGTTGCTGGTGAGGCAATCGTATCAGACATGCAGCATCCTCCCTTTATCATAACTCGAGCAAGAGAACAGGAACAG ACACTAGAGACATGGGTGGATGGATTCCTGTCACAACTCAGAGATAAGTTTTTGTTGAACGATCTTTATCAAACGGCATTTGCAAGATTACGAAAGAATGTTGAACAAAACGCCAGGACAGACCTTGCCCTGTGTTCTGCCCTCAGCAACTTTGCAAAGCGACCTCTCAAAGCTGACAAGCCAAACATGAACGTCATATACAACCCTGATACATGTAAGACCAAAGCTGCATCATCCTCAGGTGCAAGTTCTAAACAAACGTCGTCTGGCCCAAGGCATAATGAAGGCAGTACAAGTTTCAGATATGCAACTCCTCGAATGAACAGATTTCATTTCCGATCCAGGACGCGTTTTCCCTCTAAGAAGCAGCGGAATGCAAGGGTTGGGAAGTATGTCATGGAAAGGGATAAATTTGGTCGATGGAAGCGGACGTACAAAAGGAAGCTAAAGACAGTCCAGTTGCACGCATATGAGGCTCCTGGTCTCAGAGAAATTTTAGACGGGTTTGATACTGTGGAGTCTGAACAGCAGCGTGAAAGAGAGAAAGAAGGGGCTGAAGCACTGCTGCAAATGGAGGCCCGGGTTGTTGTAAAGCCTGGTGTGTCGACATTGGAAAGTGTCAAAGATGGTGGTGTGCAGGACATTGTTTCAGATAACAGTCCAAGTGAAGTTATAGATGCAAGTGAATGTGAACAGGTTCTCATGGATGATGGACAGTTTAACAGCTTCTGCCCAGCTGATACATGTTCTGGTGATTGTTCTGTTGCTGTGCTATCTAATTCTGTACCAAAAACTACTCATGGCAATCACTACAAAATTGTTGTTTTAAACACTTCTGAGGTCCCACCTCATGCTGGGTCTTCTTGTGATTCTCCACAAAAGCAAACAAATACTCCTGGTGCTTTGAACAGATCTGAAGTATTACCTAGTGCTGCTAGTGTTGATAAGAGTGCTCCAGATACTGATAGTTCTGGAAAAGAAGAGGCTGCTGTATTATCATCAGAGATCACACAGATTCATAGTACTCATTGA